From a region of the Apis mellifera strain DH4 linkage group LG2, Amel_HAv3.1, whole genome shotgun sequence genome:
- the LOC413278 gene encoding homer protein homolog 1 isoform X1, with the protein MTSGKETMGEQPIFTCKAHVFHIDPKTKRSWVSASTAAVSISFFYDSTRSLYRIISVEGTKAVINSTITPNMTFTKTSQKFGQWSDVRANTIYGLGFSSEVELGKFIEKFQEVKEATKLASAKLQSNSSSVTPATSANVSPITSRSGMPSSEQDLIDPPNSSMINSNVSASNNPNPNANVISTQNSVSLVSSSPLPGSCQNKVDDELKNTVHSRSQSVSQQSTESPQHQGKSAQLTTQGGQSAEMQLKYENDRLKLALAQSSANAKKWEVELTTLKTNNARLTSALQESTANVDEWKRQLQLYKEDNARIKAKYADLEAGKIAEGNSEALRLRVEALESELRTKNEEIKALTIATKNKDFVALQKENQELREMLRVVHEQLELALSANKVQKQNLDTLNARLAGYIQDLVTVHREITNTLQS; encoded by the exons ATGACATCGGGCAAAGAAACAATGGG CGAACAACCAATTTTCACGTGTAAAGCACACGTGTTTCATATTGATCCTAAGACAAAAAGATCTTGGGTATCAGCATCTACAGCAGCAGtctctatttcatttttttatgacTCAACAAGGAGTCTATACAGAATAATTTCTGTTGAAGGAACAAag gcAGTAATAAATAGCACTATTACTCCAAATATGACCTTTACAAAAACATCACAGAAATTTGGACAATGGTCAGATGTTAGAGCTAATACTATATATGGTCTTGGTTTTTCATCTGAAGTAGAATTAGGAAAG TTTATAGAGAAATTTCAAGAAGTGAAGGAGGCCACTAAATTAGCTAGTGCTAAATTACAATCAAACAGTTCATCTGTTACACCTGCTACTAGTGCAAATGTTAGCCCAATTACATCACGATCGGGTATGCCATCATCAGAACAAGATCTTATAGACCCACCAAATTCATCGATGATTAATTCCAATGTGTCAGCATCAAATAACCCCAATCCAAATGCCAACGTGATTTCTACACAAAATAGTGTGTCTTTGGTAAGCAGCAGTCCCTTACCTGGTAGTTGTCAAAATAAAGTGGatgatgaattgaaaaatacagTCCATTCAAGATCACAGAGTGTTTCTCAGCAGAGTACAGAAAGTCCACAACATCAAGGGAAATCAGCACAACTTACAACACAAGGAGGACAATCAGCTGAAATGCAACTTAAGTATGAGAATGATAGGTTGAAACTTGCATTAGCACAAAGTTCTGCAAATGCTAAAAAATGGGAG gtTGAATTAACtacattaaaaacaaataatgccAGATTAACAAGTGCATTACAAGAATCTACAGCTAATGTTGATGAATGGAAAAGACAGCtgcaattatataaagaagacAATGCAAGAATCAAGGCCAAATATGCAGATCTAGAAGCTGGAAAAATAGCAGAAGGCAATAGTGAAGCATTAAGGTTGAGAGTTGAAGCATTAGAAAGTGAACTTAGaacaaaaaatgaagaaatcaaAGCTCTTACTATAGctacaaaaaataaagattttgta gctTTACAGAAAGAAAATCAAGAACTTCGTGAAATGTTAAGGGTTGTCCATGAACAATTAGAACTTGCATTAAGCGCAAATAAAGtccaaaaacaaaatttggaTACATTAAATGCCAGATTAGCTGGATACATACAAGATTTGGTAACTGTACATCGagaaattacaaatacatTGCAATCTTAA
- the LOC413279 gene encoding alpha/beta hydrolase domain-containing protein 17B: MNGLSFSELCCLFCCPPCPSRIAAKLAFLPPEPTYAFIEDEGSKVTISLSERAEWQYTEREKESVEGFYARTSRGNRIACLFVRCSATARFTILYSHGNAVDLGQMSSFYLGLGSRINCNIFSYDYSGYGVSGGKPSEKNLYADIDAAWHALRTRYGISPENIILYGQSIGTVPTVDLAARYEVGAVVLHSPLMSGMRVAFPNTKRTWFFDAFPSIDKVPKVTSPVLVIHGTEDDVINFNHGLAIYERCPRAVEPLWVEGAGHNDVELYDQYLERLKQFVSVELIN; the protein is encoded by the exons ATGAACGGGTTAAGTTTTAGTGAATTGTGTTGCTTGTTTTGCTGTCCGCCTTGCCCGTCCAGAATCGCTGCAAAACTAGCGTTTCTACCTCCTGAACCTACGTATGCATTTATTGAAGATGAAGGTTCCaaagttacaatttctttatctGAAAGAGCAGAATGGCAATATacagaaagggagaaagagtcGGTAGAAGGTTTCTATGCAAGAACGTCACGAGGAAATCGAATAGCCTGTTTATTTGTACGGTGTTCAGCTACTGCACgttttacgattttatattCTCATGGAAATGCAGTCGATCTGGGACAGATGTCTAGTTTTTATTTAGGACTTGGATCGAGAATAAATTGTAACATATTTAGTTATGATTATTCGGGTTATGGAGTTTCTGGTGGTAAACCGTCAGAAAAGAATCTTTATGCGGATATAGATGCTGCGTGGCATGCTCTTAGAACACGTTACGGTATTAGCCCGGAAAACATCATTCTATATGGTCAAAGTATTGGGACTGTACCCACAGTCGATCTGGCCGCGCGATATGAGGTTGGCGCAGTTGTTCTGCATTCACCTTTAATGTCGGGAATGCGAGTTGCTTTTCCTAATACCAAAAGAACTTGGTTCTTTGATGCGTTCCCGAG taTAGATAAAGTACCAAAAGTGACATCTCCTGTTTTGGTAATTCATGGAACTGAAGatgatgtaataaatttcaatcatggTTTAGCAATTTATGAAAGATGTCCAAGAGCAGTAGAACCATTATGGGTTGAG GGTGCTGGTCATAATGATGTAGAATTATATGATCAATATTTAGAGCGATTGAAGCAATTTGTAAGTGTAGAACTGATAAACTGA
- the LOC413278 gene encoding homer protein homolog 2 isoform X2: MTSGKETMGEQPIFTCKAHVFHIDPKTKRSWVSASTAAVSISFFYDSTRSLYRIISVEGTKAVINSTITPNMTFTKTSQKFGQWSDVRANTIYGLGFSSEVELGKFIEKFQEVKEATKLASAKLQSNSSSVTPATSANVSPITSRSGMPSSEQDLIDPPNSSMINSNVSASNNPNPNANVISTQNSVSLSTESPQHQGKSAQLTTQGGQSAEMQLKYENDRLKLALAQSSANAKKWEVELTTLKTNNARLTSALQESTANVDEWKRQLQLYKEDNARIKAKYADLEAGKIAEGNSEALRLRVEALESELRTKNEEIKALTIATKNKDFVALQKENQELREMLRVVHEQLELALSANKVQKQNLDTLNARLAGYIQDLVTVHREITNTLQS, encoded by the exons ATGACATCGGGCAAAGAAACAATGGG CGAACAACCAATTTTCACGTGTAAAGCACACGTGTTTCATATTGATCCTAAGACAAAAAGATCTTGGGTATCAGCATCTACAGCAGCAGtctctatttcatttttttatgacTCAACAAGGAGTCTATACAGAATAATTTCTGTTGAAGGAACAAag gcAGTAATAAATAGCACTATTACTCCAAATATGACCTTTACAAAAACATCACAGAAATTTGGACAATGGTCAGATGTTAGAGCTAATACTATATATGGTCTTGGTTTTTCATCTGAAGTAGAATTAGGAAAG TTTATAGAGAAATTTCAAGAAGTGAAGGAGGCCACTAAATTAGCTAGTGCTAAATTACAATCAAACAGTTCATCTGTTACACCTGCTACTAGTGCAAATGTTAGCCCAATTACATCACGATCGGGTATGCCATCATCAGAACAAGATCTTATAGACCCACCAAATTCATCGATGATTAATTCCAATGTGTCAGCATCAAATAACCCCAATCCAAATGCCAACGTGATTTCTACACAAAATAGTGTGTCTTTG AGTACAGAAAGTCCACAACATCAAGGGAAATCAGCACAACTTACAACACAAGGAGGACAATCAGCTGAAATGCAACTTAAGTATGAGAATGATAGGTTGAAACTTGCATTAGCACAAAGTTCTGCAAATGCTAAAAAATGGGAG gtTGAATTAACtacattaaaaacaaataatgccAGATTAACAAGTGCATTACAAGAATCTACAGCTAATGTTGATGAATGGAAAAGACAGCtgcaattatataaagaagacAATGCAAGAATCAAGGCCAAATATGCAGATCTAGAAGCTGGAAAAATAGCAGAAGGCAATAGTGAAGCATTAAGGTTGAGAGTTGAAGCATTAGAAAGTGAACTTAGaacaaaaaatgaagaaatcaaAGCTCTTACTATAGctacaaaaaataaagattttgta gctTTACAGAAAGAAAATCAAGAACTTCGTGAAATGTTAAGGGTTGTCCATGAACAATTAGAACTTGCATTAAGCGCAAATAAAGtccaaaaacaaaatttggaTACATTAAATGCCAGATTAGCTGGATACATACAAGATTTGGTAACTGTACATCGagaaattacaaatacatTGCAATCTTAA